One segment of Pseudophryne corroboree isolate aPseCor3 chromosome 10, aPseCor3.hap2, whole genome shotgun sequence DNA contains the following:
- the LOC134966224 gene encoding toll-like receptor 13: MSYHCYSTKQITVLLMVILHIAPPTAAFGYAKCILTYENTRYANCIEKGIVNLGEAVRYLPGTTLWLNVSHNDIVIVKDGAFSHMPNLIELKLSGNKICTIQSGAFYNLSNLQILDLGHNSIQSLDKLDMNNLTNLRTLSIASNKLSTIQSMTLNHLNALQELDLSLNHISHFRLVAEAIQDLGELSKLNLSYNFISELQNKQGLMVFPSLNCLDLSYNSISILDFSNLYMANLTNLRVMNNNMAAVNVSSFSYVPNLEQITFDENPLNISFILGIKLPKLTELHWSSMKPALNDQLSTACQVFQTLPNLQMLDIKHSKVANSKLQEIGKCTNLTQLILSTTSIGKLNNMDLQSFKYLEILYLDKCKISAIHGTAWAGLEALHTLILERNRLSNLENHLFSPLISLRYLDLSKNYLTHINPNAFTGLRKLSHLILRSCTIVAIVESTFINLRNLRFLDLQGNSISLVKSSSFHKLTKLETLLLSENKINAIQTYGLKGLISLKRLSVAANNIYKISNNTFKWLRTLTNLNISRNQLSFNEDDSRSPFKMLALLETLDISYQTYRYKDKVSQTLFQGLQSLKKLYIQGISSFFFKNVSFSFLTNLTELDMSETNQGSDLISTVELITKCNQVRHLALDNNGIRDLPENIFDHFTSLEYLSMKQNKLRNISKNLLKPLSNLRYFDVYMNPLSCYCENYWFQNWSVFNTQVQVPFLQSYSCFDRAAQDINFVSQDLSYCGTDISVFFFIGTFVLTLLFLVGSLVMVKLKWSILYFYYMLRVWFQWKLQKEDRIYKYDAYISYCSDDEDWVIKELLLHLEGQGQRKFKLCFKPRDFMPGHYHIDNIQDAINNSRKTLCVVSRNYLESQWCRIEIEMACSRVFYQREDVLLVVFLEEIPDFRLSAYHKLRKLIKQNTYINWPEDPRGDEFFWFKLRKALDVDIYEEEKLQLSVTK; this comes from the coding sequence ATGAGTTATCACTGCTACTCAACCAAACAGATAACTGTCTTGCTAATGGTAATATTACACATTGCACCACCAACAGCAGCCTTTGGATATGCAAAGTGTATTCTAACCTATGAGAACACAAGATATGCCAACTGTATAGAAAAGGGGATTGTGAATTTAGGAGAAGCCGTTCGATATCTTCCTGGTACAACACTGTGGTTAAATGTTTCCCATAATGACATTGTCATAGTGAAAGACGGAGCTTTCTCTCACATGCCAAATCTCATAGAACTTAAATTAAGTGGAAATAAAATCTGCACAATTCAATCTGGGGCTTTCTACAACCTGAGCAATCTTCAAATTCTGGACCTCGGTCATAATTCAATACAGTCTTTGGACAAATTGGACATGAATAATCTGACAAACCTGAGAACTCTTAGCATTGCCAGTAACAAATTAAGCACAATACAAAGCATGACATTAAACCATCTAAATGCTCTACAAGAACTTGATCTGTCTCTTAATCACATTTCACATTTTAGACTTGTGGCTGAAGCAATTCAAGATTTAGGTGAACTATCCAAACTTAACCTGAGCTATAATTTTATATCTGAATTACAAAATAAACAAGGTTTGATGGTTTTTCCCTCCTTGAATTGTTTAGACCTGAGCTATAACTCAATTTCTATTTTAGATTTTAGCAATCTCTATATGGCCAATCTAACAAATCTCAGAGTGATGAATAACAACATGGCTGCTGTAAATGTTAGCTCTTTTTCTTATGTACCTAATCTAGAACAGATCACCTTTGATGAAAACCCATTAAATATTTCCTTCATTTTGGGAATTAAGTTACCAAAATTGACAGAACTTCACTGGTCCAGCATGAAACCTGCACTCAACGATCAGCTGTCCACTGCTTGTCAGGTTTTCCAGACTTTACCAAACTTACAGATGTTGGACATCAAACATTCCAAGGTTGCAAACTCTAAGCTACAGGAAATAGGGAAGTGCACTAACCTAACTCAGCTCATTCTTTCCACGACTTCCATAGGGAAACTGAATAACATGGATCTTCAGTCTTTCAAGTACCTTGAAATCCTATATCTTGACAAGTGTAAAATATCGGCAATTCATGGAACTGCATGGGCTGGTCTTGAAGCTCTTCATACATTGATCCTAGAGAGAAACAGGCTATCAAACTTAGAAAATCATTTGTTTAGTCCATTAATAAGCTTGCGGTACTTGGACCTATCAAAAAACTATTTGACCCACATCAACCCAAATGCATTTACAGGCTTACGAAAATTAAGCCACCTTATCCTGAGAAGTTGTACAATAGTAGCTATTGTAGAAAGCACTTTTATTAATTTAAGGAACCTGAGGTTCTTGGATCTCCAAGGCAATAGCATTTCATTGGTTAAGAGCAGCTCTTTTCACAAATTGACTAAACTTGAAACACTTTTATTGTCAGAAAACAAAATTAATGCAATACAAACATATGGTCTGAAAGGCCTAATATCACTGAAGAGACTTTCTGTAGCAGCTAACAATATTTATAAAATTTCTAATAATACATTTAAATGGTTGAGAACACTCACAAATTTGAACATAAGTAGAAACCAGTTGTCATTCAATGAAGATGACTCTCGGAGCCCTTTTAAAATGCTTGCGCTGTTAGAAACTTTGGATATAAGCTACCAGACATATCGTTATAAGGATAAAGTTTCACAAACACTATTTCAAGGTCTGCAATCCCTTAAAAAACTGTATATTCAAGGTATTTCATCCTTCTTTTTTAAaaatgtgtctttttcctttttgacAAATTTGACAGAATTGGATATGTCTGAAACCAACCAGGGATCAGATTTAATTTCCACAGTAGAATTAATTACAAAATGTAATCAAGTAAGACATCTTGCACTCGATAACAATGGAATCAGGGATCTTCCAGAAAATATATTTGATCATTTCACCTCGCTGGAATACTTATCGATGAAGCAGAACAAATTAAGGAATATTAGCAAGAACTTATTGAAGCCACTGTCCAACTTAAGATATTTTGATGTGTATATGAATCCCCTCTCTTGTTATTGCGAAAATTATTGGTTCCAGAATTGGTCTGTGTTTAACACTCAGGTACAGGTACCCTTTCTACAATCATACAGTTGTTTTGACCGAGCAGCACAGGACATTAATTTCGTCAGCCAAGATCTCAGCTATTGTGGGACGGACATCTCTGTGTTTTTCTTCATTGGAACATTTGTTTTAACTTTACTGTTCCTAGTAGGGAGTCTTGTGATGGTTAAGCTTAAGTGGTCCATACTTTACTTCTACTACATGTTACGAGTATGGTTTCAGTGGAAGCTACAGAAGGAGGACAGAATTTACAAATATGATGCATATATCTCTTACTGCTCAGATGATGAAGACTGGGTCATAAAAGAACTATTATTACATTTGGAAGGCCAAGGCCAACGCAAGTTTAAACTTTGCTTCAAGCCTAGAGACTTCATGCCTGGACACTACCATATTGATAACATCCAGGATGCCATTAACAATAGTCGTAAGACCTTGTGTGTGGTCAGTAGAAATTATCTGGAAAGCCAATGGTGTAGGATAGAGATTGAAATGGCGTGTTCTAGAGTCTTCTACCAGCGGGAGGATGTTCTCCTAGTGGTGTTTTTGGAAGAAATCCCAGATTTCAG